A single genomic interval of Amblyomma americanum isolate KBUSLIRL-KWMA chromosome 11, ASM5285725v1, whole genome shotgun sequence harbors:
- the LOC144109503 gene encoding SH3-containing GRB2-like protein 3-interacting protein 1, with translation MEKHMRQAKPPCVWSGENQRALRRLSDPLGGCAGSQQSGSLLARFTLTRGPSTPRPLEARFLCEGATLSGASFELVGQGYRVSLVKRQIMSGKYLCDVCLRRR, from the exons GCTAAGCCCCCATGCGTGTGGAGCGGGGAGAACCAGCGTGCCCTGCGGCGGCTGAGCGATCCGCTGGGCGGCTGCGCGGGCAGCCAGCAGAGCGGGTCCCTGCTGGCGCGCTTTACCCTGACACGGGGCCCCTCGACTCCCCGCCCTCTGGAGGCACGCTTCCTGTGTGAGGGCGCCACCCTGTCTGGAGCCAGCTTCGAGCTGGTGGGCCAGGGCTACCGGGTGTCCCTAGTCAAGCGGCAGATCATGTCCG GAAAATACCTCTGTGACGTTTGCCTGCGACGGCGATGA